ATCGCGCTGCTACAACCACTATACCCTTGTTCCCTTCCAGGCCTGGGGGGATTAAGTAGGAGCTAGCCGTACCGGCTTGCCGTAGTAAATTTAGTGTTTTTTATTGAAATTAAAAAGTTTGTGTTCAAACAATGAGCGCCAACTTAAGGGAAATCTATTCTAGCACAGAGCTACCTATTCATGAAACTGATTAGTAAGGCATTTTTATTTTTACTTTTTTCTTGATAAACAATCAGTGACTTGAACAAACCCCTGCCCATTAGTGCGTTATGCATCTAATAAGCCATCTGTATAACGTTTTATAAATGCAGCCAACGGTTCTCCTTCTAAAAGACCTTGTGCCAGTAGAGCCAAGTGATAAGCCTGTTCCACCAATGGTTTTTGTACCGCTTGATCAGTAGTAGCAAGGATTTTCTTTGCCAAAGGATGATTCCCGTTAATGGCTACATGCATGGAGCGGAAAGCTTGTTGTTTGGCCTCATTGCCTTGTGCAAATTGTGTCATACGCTTCAAATGCTCAGAAGTGATAAAAGCCACAGGCAACTCTTCTGGTAACATAGCAGCTACATTCCAAGTAGTTTGCTCAGCGCCAATAATGGTTTCGTAAATAGATTTTAATCTTTCTCTTTCTTCTTCTGTAAGGATATGTGCAATTGCTTCTTCTTTTTCAATTAAATTACCAATGGTATCGGTATCAACGCCTTTGAATTTAACCTTATCCAATTTATATTCAGCAAAATTAATAAAGTTCGTATCAATCTGGCTATTCAATACCAATACATCATATCCTTTTTGTTGTGCTGCTTGTAAATAGGTAGCCTGTTTTTTAGGATCTGTGGTATAAAGTACAATCAAATTACCATGTTTATCAGTTTGATTTTTAGCGATTGTATCTTTGTACTCAGCTATGGTATAATAGTGGCCAGCTGTGTTTTGCAAAAGTACAACGTCCCTGATCCGTTCATCAAACTTAGCATCGGTTATCATCCCATACTTGATAAAAAGCGCAATATCATTCCATTTGGCTTCGTACGCTTTACGATCTTGCTCGAACAGTGTTTCTAGCTTTTCTGCTACCTTTTTAGCAATATAGGTATTGATTTTTTTTACATTACTATCTGCTTGTAAAGCGCTTCTAGATACATTAAGCGGTATATCCGGTGAATCAATAATACCATGTAACAAACGTAAAAAGTCTGGGATCACTTCTTTCACATCATTGGTAATAAACACCTGCCTTGCATAGAGTTGAATGGTCTCTTTTTGCTCAAAGTAATTGGCCGCTTTAGGGAAATAGAGTATGCCTGTTAATGTAAATGGATAGTCAATACTTAGATGAATCCAAAAAAGTGGATCTTCTGCAAAAGGATAAAGCTCTTTATAAAATTTAAGGTAGTCTTCGGGTTGTAAATCTGCCGGCCGTTTGATCCATAGTGGCATGGTGTTATTGATCACCTTTTTATCAAATACGATTTCTACCGGTAAAAAGCGACAATGTTTATCTAAGATGGCATGAATGCGCTCTGGTTTCAAAAATTCTTCAGCCTCTTCCGAAAGATGCAAAATAACCTCTGTGCCTACTTCGTTTTTTTCAGTAGGATGTATTTCGAAATGCGTAGTACCATCACAACTCCAATGGGCGGCTTGAGCAGCTGGTTGATAAGATTTCGTAACAATCTCAACTTTTTTAGCTACCATAAAAGCGGAATAAAAGCCCAACCCAAAAAAGCCAATGAGTTGATGTTGATCTACTTGTTCTTTATATTTTTCTACAAATGCAGCAGCACCAGAAAAAGCAATTTGGTTGATATATTGTTTAATTTCATCAGCCGTCATGCCCAATCCATGGTCTTTAATGGTGAGTGTCTTGGCTGATGCGTCCAACAGCACCTCTACCTGTAACGTATCCGTGACGCCTTCATAAAGGCCCATAGCAGCTAACTTCTTAAGCTTTTGAACCGCATCGACTCCATTGGCCACTAATTCTCTTAAAAAAATGTCCTGATCGGAATAAAGAAATTTTTTAATAATCGGGAAAATATGTTCCGTATGCACGGATATGGTTCCTTTTTCGTTCATGACTAATATATATTTAGGTTAAGTCTATTGATGCTGTAATTACCCCTATTAGACGTGTCTATTCACGACGCTGGTCAGTAAGGCGTTTTTCTTTTAACAAAAGCCCAGTGACTGGAACAGATACGATTAGACCAGGCTAAATAGTGACTATACCAGCTAAGTTTGTAACTGGTCAGGCACCCTTGCTAGCAGGGACTATTTTTTTACAAATCCCATTTATATGGCCCCAAAATAGGTGATTTTGCCTATAGGGCTGCTTATATCTAATGCTATCATTGCGATAATACAGCAGTACAAAAACCATGCCAATACATCCATGACCCTACCTTTATGACAGTCTATTTATCGTACCCACCCACTGCTTTTTGCACCTCTACGTTAAAATATATTTTTATTTACGTTAGCGGTTATGGACCGCACGCTTTGCTATCGAAGACGCAGCCGTTGGTTGCAGCGCAACAGCGGGTTTTGAAGGTGATATGGTTCCAATATTGTCTATAAAATTAACTGTGGTGCCATGCCCTCCTGCATAAGCGTCCAATATATTGAATATATACCAAGCAATGGCAATGATAATAAATAGATCACGTGTACGCGCACATTCCTTAATACGTTTTTCGGTGAATGCAGGATTCGGTTTATCCTTACCAGTCATAAGCAATGTACGCTTATGATCGTTCATTTCTTGATGCTCTGAATAGATTCTAGCACCAACCAAAGCAAAGCCCACATAAAGGCA
The nucleotide sequence above comes from Cardinium endosymbiont of Sogatella furcifera. Encoded proteins:
- the htpG gene encoding molecular chaperone HtpG, which encodes MNEKGTISVHTEHIFPIIKKFLYSDQDIFLRELVANGVDAVQKLKKLAAMGLYEGVTDTLQVEVLLDASAKTLTIKDHGLGMTADEIKQYINQIAFSGAAAFVEKYKEQVDQHQLIGFFGLGFYSAFMVAKKVEIVTKSYQPAAQAAHWSCDGTTHFEIHPTEKNEVGTEVILHLSEEAEEFLKPERIHAILDKHCRFLPVEIVFDKKVINNTMPLWIKRPADLQPEDYLKFYKELYPFAEDPLFWIHLSIDYPFTLTGILYFPKAANYFEQKETIQLYARQVFITNDVKEVIPDFLRLLHGIIDSPDIPLNVSRSALQADSNVKKINTYIAKKVAEKLETLFEQDRKAYEAKWNDIALFIKYGMITDAKFDERIRDVVLLQNTAGHYYTIAEYKDTIAKNQTDKHGNLIVLYTTDPKKQATYLQAAQQKGYDVLVLNSQIDTNFINFAEYKLDKVKFKGVDTDTIGNLIEKEEAIAHILTEEERERLKSIYETIIGAEQTTWNVAAMLPEELPVAFITSEHLKRMTQFAQGNEAKQQAFRSMHVAINGNHPLAKKILATTDQAVQKPLVEQAYHLALLAQGLLEGEPLAAFIKRYTDGLLDA
- a CDS encoding DUF5683 domain-containing protein encodes the protein MVVIGLYFSCLTQAIALPYQPGLPGLVNGAPRCLYAVQHKGNDLSPGQGDHAALLYKTMPIEAMIQRSWLASMVVPGLGQVYNKDYWKVPCLYVGFALVGARIYSEHQEMNDHKRTLLMTGKDKPNPAFTEKRIKECARTRDLFIIIAIAWYIFNILDAYAGGHGTTVNFIDNIGTISPSKPAVALQPTAASSIAKRAVHNR